A portion of the Verrucomicrobiota bacterium genome contains these proteins:
- a CDS encoding TonB-dependent receptor: MRQTATFFPAALLAAIVGLVFSTGIASAGTDLTELSLEELMNIEITLVSKKAKPLSQTAAAVSVLTSDDIRRSGASTIADALRLVPGIHVGQVGSSVWAVAARGFNGVYVNKMLVMVDGRSVYLPLFSGVYWNRQDTALDDIDRIEVVRGPGGTLWGANAVNGVINIITKSAKNTQGGYVQAGTGTEEELFGTVRYGGRLGEHAWYRIYAKTFERDGQVNQAGADIPGDWNMRRTGFRLDWDASDLDTLTMQGDYYEGKSVTVIGLPSYASPLPTIIEDEGRTQGGNVLMRWQRRLDDDADFALQAYYDTTSDEGVWYGDISDTIADVDFQHRFRPSDRHELVWGLGFRHTIDEAPGTEMLTLTVPKRTVNVYSAFLQDAIMLKPDRLSLTVGTKIEHNDYTDFEYQPSARLTYTPTTRRTVWAAVSRAVRTPSRVDHDLRLTGPAIAPGIYPRFVGSDDFESEELMAFELGYRVQPLDNVTLDGAVFYHSYDNLRTGETGMPLLELTPAPPHMVVPTVTANKMRGEAYGFELAANWHPAPWWLMRSGYTFYDLQLRLDDDSLDMIEIGAEDEAPQNLAFVHSTMDLPGQIALDLVVRYVDTVPAFDIDGYIELDARVAWQPTADLELFVAGRNLLDAHHQEYFPKYISSLPADVERSVYAGVTWRF, encoded by the coding sequence ATGAGACAGACCGCGACCTTTTTCCCCGCTGCCTTGTTGGCGGCCATAGTCGGCTTGGTGTTCAGCACGGGGATCGCCTCCGCGGGCACGGACCTGACCGAGCTGAGCCTTGAGGAGCTCATGAACATCGAGATCACTCTGGTTTCGAAGAAGGCCAAGCCGTTGTCGCAAACGGCCGCGGCTGTCTCCGTGCTCACAAGCGACGATATCCGCCGCTCGGGCGCCTCGACGATTGCTGATGCGCTCCGGCTTGTGCCCGGCATCCATGTCGGGCAAGTCGGTTCGAGCGTATGGGCTGTTGCGGCGCGCGGCTTCAACGGTGTCTATGTCAACAAGATGCTCGTTATGGTTGACGGGCGCAGCGTGTATCTGCCGCTCTTTTCCGGTGTGTACTGGAACCGCCAGGACACCGCGCTCGACGACATCGACCGCATCGAGGTCGTGCGTGGCCCCGGCGGCACGCTCTGGGGAGCCAATGCAGTCAACGGTGTCATCAATATCATCACGAAAAGCGCGAAGAATACGCAGGGCGGCTATGTCCAGGCCGGGACCGGCACGGAGGAGGAGCTCTTCGGCACGGTGCGCTACGGTGGCCGCTTGGGCGAGCACGCCTGGTACCGCATCTACGCCAAGACGTTCGAGCGCGACGGCCAAGTCAACCAAGCCGGCGCCGATATCCCCGGCGACTGGAACATGCGGCGTACGGGATTCCGCCTCGACTGGGACGCGTCCGATCTGGACACCTTGACCATGCAGGGCGACTACTACGAGGGCAAGTCCGTGACTGTGATCGGGCTCCCCTCGTACGCCTCCCCCCTTCCGACCATTATTGAGGACGAGGGGAGGACGCAGGGCGGTAACGTGCTCATGCGCTGGCAGCGACGGCTGGACGATGACGCCGACTTCGCGCTCCAAGCCTACTACGATACAACGTCGGATGAGGGGGTCTGGTACGGGGACATCTCCGACACGATCGCCGACGTCGATTTCCAGCACCGCTTCCGGCCAAGCGACCGGCATGAGCTTGTCTGGGGGCTGGGATTCCGCCATACGATCGACGAGGCACCCGGCACGGAGATGCTCACGTTGACCGTCCCCAAGCGCACGGTCAATGTTTACAGCGCCTTCCTCCAGGACGCGATCATGCTCAAGCCCGACCGGTTGTCGCTGACTGTCGGCACGAAGATCGAACACAACGACTACACAGACTTCGAGTATCAGCCAAGTGCGCGCCTGACCTACACCCCCACCACCCGCCGCACGGTCTGGGCCGCCGTGTCCCGCGCTGTCAGGACCCCCTCGCGCGTGGACCACGACCTGCGCCTCACGGGGCCGGCGATCGCCCCGGGCATCTACCCGAGGTTTGTCGGCAGCGACGACTTCGAATCCGAAGAGCTCATGGCCTTTGAGCTCGGATATCGTGTCCAGCCCCTCGACAATGTCACGCTCGATGGGGCCGTGTTCTACCATAGCTACGACAACTTGCGTACCGGCGAGACCGGCATGCCGCTGCTCGAGCTGACGCCGGCTCCGCCGCACATGGTGGTTCCAACCGTTACGGCCAACAAGATGCGTGGTGAAGCCTACGGTTTTGAACTCGCCGCGAACTGGCATCCGGCCCCCTGGTGGCTCATGCGCAGCGGCTACACCTTCTACGATCTGCAGTTGCGCCTCGATGACGACAGCCTGGACATGATCGAGATCGGCGCCGAGGACGAGGCGCCGCAGAACCTGGCCTTTGTTCACTCCACAATGGACCTGCCGGGGCAGATCGCCCTTGACCTTGTGGTGCGCTACGTCGACACCGTTCCGGCGTTCGACATCGACGGCTATATCGAGCTTGATGCCCGGGTCGCCTGGCAGCCCACGGCGGACCTCGAGCTCTTCGTCGCTGGTCGCAACCTGCTCGACGCGCATCACCAGGAGTACTTCCCGAAGTACATCAGCAGCCTGCCTGCAGATGTCGAGCGCAGCGTCTACGCCGGCGTAACCTGGCGCTTCTGA
- a CDS encoding TonB-dependent receptor gives MMRHLFMAILACAILQATASLGWAQDAREATDLTELSIEELMNIEVTSVSKKAEPLSEAAAAIYVLTGDDIRRSGATTIADALRLVPGVEVARLDSNKWAISTRGFANRFSNKLLVLIDGRSVYTPLYSGVYWEVQDAPLDDIKRVEVVRGPGGTLWGANAVNGVINIITKRAEETQGGYVQAGAGTEEELFGTVRYGGRIGDNAFYRIYAKAFDRDSSVDPTGADTHDDWSMRRAGFRIDWAASGDDTLTFQGDLYDGEARQTVLLPFPALPLSTLVEDHIAMGGGNLLLRWEHSSGDDSDMALQLYYDRAERQEAMYDYRRDTVDLDFQHRRPTGDRHEIVWGLGCRVIADRLPPQGFADITDEETRTSNLFSAFVQDEITLVPARLALTIGSKFEHNDFTGLEVQPSARLAWTPKPQQTIWAAVSRAVRTPSRGEGTAYGTMPGDLAFGPFLPRGIGTDELESERLVAFEIGYRVQPSTWLSLDAAAFHNEYDNLLTWESGMPFLEAAPPPPHLILPMYTANNGRARSNGIELAADCMLQSWWRVRAGYSYLEVSAHLVNESTDPWVVDDAEGMPCSIAFVHSMMTLTRRVELDLAARYVDSTRIPWSEVSSYTELDVRLAWRPTRDLELFVVGQNLIHDRHAEAIPSMQATQVSEVERSAYAGVTYRF, from the coding sequence ATGATGCGGCACCTGTTCATGGCAATCCTGGCTTGTGCCATTCTCCAGGCCACGGCTTCTCTGGGCTGGGCACAGGACGCGCGGGAGGCGACCGATCTGACCGAGCTGAGCATCGAAGAGCTCATGAACATCGAAGTCACGTCGGTCTCGAAGAAAGCCGAGCCGCTCTCGGAAGCCGCCGCGGCCATCTACGTGCTCACAGGCGACGACATCCGCCGCTCGGGCGCGACGACAATCGCCGATGCGCTGCGGCTCGTCCCCGGCGTCGAGGTAGCCCGCCTCGACTCGAACAAGTGGGCGATCAGCACGCGCGGCTTCGCCAATCGCTTCTCGAACAAGCTCCTCGTCCTCATCGACGGGCGCAGCGTGTACACGCCGCTCTATTCCGGCGTGTACTGGGAGGTGCAGGACGCGCCGCTCGACGACATCAAGCGCGTCGAGGTCGTCCGCGGTCCCGGCGGGACGCTCTGGGGCGCCAACGCCGTCAACGGCGTCATCAATATCATCACCAAGCGCGCCGAGGAGACCCAGGGTGGTTACGTCCAGGCTGGGGCCGGCACTGAGGAGGAGCTCTTTGGCACGGTCCGCTACGGCGGCCGGATCGGCGACAACGCCTTCTACCGTATCTACGCCAAAGCCTTTGACCGCGACAGCTCGGTTGACCCGACCGGCGCCGACACTCACGATGACTGGAGCATGCGCCGCGCCGGCTTCCGCATCGACTGGGCCGCCTCCGGCGACGACACGTTGACCTTCCAGGGCGACCTCTACGACGGCGAAGCTCGACAGACCGTGCTGTTGCCGTTCCCGGCCCTGCCCCTGTCCACCCTCGTCGAGGACCATATCGCCATGGGTGGTGGCAACCTCCTGCTGCGCTGGGAGCACAGCTCCGGCGACGACTCAGACATGGCCCTCCAGCTCTACTACGACCGAGCCGAGCGCCAGGAGGCCATGTATGACTACAGGCGCGACACAGTCGACCTCGACTTCCAGCACCGAAGGCCCACCGGCGACCGCCACGAGATCGTCTGGGGTCTCGGCTGCCGGGTCATAGCCGACCGCCTTCCGCCACAAGGCTTCGCGGACATCACGGACGAGGAGACGCGCACGAGCAACCTGTTCAGCGCGTTTGTCCAGGATGAGATCACTCTCGTCCCCGCGCGGCTCGCCCTCACGATCGGATCGAAGTTCGAACATAACGATTTCACCGGGCTTGAGGTACAGCCCAGCGCGCGGCTTGCCTGGACACCCAAGCCGCAGCAGACGATCTGGGCGGCCGTGTCGCGCGCCGTCCGGACTCCGAGCCGCGGCGAAGGCACAGCGTACGGCACGATGCCCGGCGACCTGGCCTTCGGGCCCTTTCTCCCCCGAGGCATCGGCACCGACGAGCTCGAGTCGGAGCGGCTCGTGGCCTTCGAGATCGGCTACCGCGTCCAACCCTCGACGTGGCTGTCGCTCGACGCCGCCGCCTTCCACAACGAGTACGACAACCTGCTGACCTGGGAGTCTGGCATGCCGTTTCTGGAGGCGGCGCCCCCGCCGCCGCATCTTATCCTCCCGATGTACACGGCCAACAACGGCCGCGCCCGGAGCAACGGCATTGAACTCGCCGCCGACTGCATGCTCCAGAGTTGGTGGCGCGTGCGTGCAGGCTACTCGTACCTCGAGGTTAGCGCCCACCTGGTCAATGAAAGCACCGATCCCTGGGTTGTCGATGATGCCGAGGGCATGCCGTGCAGTATCGCCTTCGTCCACTCCATGATGACCCTGACCCGGCGCGTCGAACTCGACCTCGCCGCCCGGTACGTCGATAGCACCCGCATCCCCTGGTCGGAGGTGAGCAGCTACACGGAACTCGATGTGCGCCTGGCTTGGCGGCCGACCCGCGACCTCGAGCTGTTTGTTGTCGGACAGAATCTGATCCATGACCGCCATGCCGAGGCCATCCCGTCGATGCAGGCCACGCAGGTCAGTGAAGTCGAGCGCAGCGCCTATGCCGGCGTCACGTATCGCTTCTGA
- a CDS encoding radical SAM protein: MHQPRFPLRLVFWETTARCNLYCIHCRASVSHRPLPGELTTKEALRFIRSLAAFAAPILVLSGGEPLLRADIYTLAAEASRLGLRVALATNGTLVDDAAARRCKAAGIVRAGISLDGPDAPIHDAFRGLEGSFDAAISGLTRLQAAGIETQINTTVASHNVDALPRTLDLALQLGVKALHLFLLVPVGCGAEIAAEQMISPERYEQVLEWLVGESSRLRGRIELKATCAPHYFRVSRQRASTRQQGRELGAEIPHGHGMSPDGMSPDGMSADGMSAVTKGCLAGQHICFISHTGEVYPCGYLPISSGNICTTPLETIWDISEVFAKLRDPGLLEGKCGICGFRTVCGGCRARAYALTGDYLAEEPFCVYQPPRLGKPTTGTT; the protein is encoded by the coding sequence GTGCATCAGCCGCGTTTCCCGCTTCGACTTGTGTTCTGGGAGACGACGGCGCGCTGTAATCTCTACTGCATTCACTGCCGCGCGTCGGTGAGCCACCGGCCGTTGCCCGGCGAGCTGACAACCAAGGAAGCGCTGCGCTTCATCCGGTCGCTCGCCGCATTCGCCGCGCCGATCCTCGTGCTCAGTGGAGGCGAGCCGCTGCTCCGCGCCGACATCTACACGCTCGCTGCGGAAGCATCGCGCCTCGGCCTGCGCGTGGCGCTGGCGACCAACGGCACACTCGTTGACGACGCTGCCGCCCGCCGCTGCAAGGCCGCCGGCATCGTGCGCGCGGGCATCAGCCTCGACGGACCCGACGCCCCGATACACGATGCGTTCCGAGGCTTGGAAGGCTCGTTCGACGCCGCCATTTCCGGTCTCACACGTCTCCAAGCTGCCGGCATCGAGACGCAGATCAACACCACTGTAGCCAGTCACAACGTGGACGCGCTGCCGCGCACGCTTGATCTTGCGCTCCAGCTCGGTGTCAAGGCCCTCCATCTGTTCCTGCTCGTGCCCGTTGGCTGCGGCGCCGAGATCGCCGCTGAACAGATGATCTCACCCGAGCGCTACGAACAAGTGCTCGAGTGGCTCGTTGGCGAATCGTCGCGCCTGCGCGGGCGCATCGAGCTCAAGGCCACCTGCGCGCCCCACTACTTCCGTGTCTCGCGCCAACGCGCGAGCACGCGCCAGCAGGGGCGCGAGCTCGGGGCCGAGATCCCTCACGGCCACGGCATGTCGCCCGACGGGATGTCGCCCGACGGGATGTCGGCCGACGGGATGTCGGCGGTCACCAAAGGCTGCCTGGCGGGCCAGCACATCTGTTTCATCTCGCATACCGGCGAGGTCTACCCCTGCGGCTACCTGCCGATTTCCTCCGGCAATATCTGCACCACTCCGCTCGAGACCATCTGGGACATTTCGGAGGTCTTCGCCAAGCTGCGCGACCCCGGCTTGCTCGAGGGCAAGTGCGGCATCTGCGGCTTCCGCACCGTGTGTGGCGGGTGCCGCGCCCGCGCCTACGCGCTCACCGGCGACTACCTGGCCGAGGAGCCGTTCTGCGTCTACCAGCCGCCGAGGCTCGGGAAGCCAACCACCGGTACGACGTAA
- a CDS encoding bifunctional hydroxymethylpyrimidine kinase/phosphomethylpyrimidine kinase, with protein MSIVVVGSIALDTIETPFGRRDDLLGGSCTHFSYAASFFHPVSIVGIVGKDFRNKDIALLRDRDVDTQGLQIADGKTFHWHGAYEYDMGEAKTLSTCLNVFEHFRPELPESYRDADYVFLANIDPELQLNVLEQVRKPKLVACDTMNLWLNTKRDQVAELFGKVDVVIVNAGEARLFSGEPGLIASAKRILETGARYVVIKKGEHGALLFGPDMFFACPGFPLETIQDPTGAGDTFAGGFLGYLAKSGTLDDMHFRRAVVYGCVMASFNVEDFGLDRLRTLTDEDIAERYLEYVTLTRFEGV; from the coding sequence ATGAGCATCGTAGTAGTCGGTTCTATTGCGCTGGACACCATCGAGACGCCGTTCGGCAGGCGCGACGACTTGCTCGGCGGCTCGTGCACGCACTTCAGCTATGCGGCGAGCTTCTTCCATCCCGTGTCCATCGTGGGGATCGTTGGCAAGGATTTTCGTAACAAGGACATCGCGCTGCTCCGCGACCGTGATGTCGACACGCAGGGGCTCCAGATCGCTGACGGCAAGACGTTCCACTGGCACGGCGCGTACGAGTACGACATGGGCGAGGCCAAGACGCTCTCGACATGCCTCAACGTGTTCGAGCACTTCCGGCCCGAGCTGCCCGAGTCGTACCGCGACGCCGACTATGTGTTCCTGGCCAACATCGACCCGGAGCTGCAGCTCAATGTCCTTGAGCAGGTACGCAAGCCGAAGCTCGTCGCCTGCGACACGATGAACCTGTGGCTCAACACCAAGCGCGACCAGGTGGCCGAGCTCTTCGGCAAGGTCGATGTCGTGATCGTCAACGCCGGCGAGGCGCGCCTGTTCAGCGGCGAGCCGGGCCTTATCGCCTCGGCCAAGCGCATCCTCGAGACCGGCGCGCGGTACGTCGTGATCAAGAAGGGCGAACACGGCGCGCTCCTGTTCGGACCCGACATGTTTTTCGCCTGTCCCGGCTTCCCGCTTGAGACGATTCAGGACCCGACGGGCGCGGGCGACACGTTTGCTGGCGGCTTCCTGGGCTACCTGGCCAAATCGGGCACACTCGACGACATGCACTTCCGCCGCGCGGTGGTTTACGGCTGCGTGATGGCCTCGTTCAACGTCGAAGACTTCGGTCTCGATCGGCTTCGCACGCTGACCGACGAGGACATCGCCGAGCGCTACCTCGAATACGTCACCCTGACGCGCTTCGAGGGTGTCTGA
- a CDS encoding sulfatase-like hydrolase/transferase, whose amino-acid sequence MPGVRRASPSDRPNILFFFTDEHRLSALGCCGETPCETPNIDRLADEGVRFETAYTCCPVCTPARASIMTGLYPHAHGMTANLRELGAGTSELPDSPHLLSRRLEAAGYRRGYTGKWHLGEGDTLYGAPIDKALPSTRGFEGIDFPGHGGGGFHFPEYKTYLEQHGWTHALKPMKTPGNVCMPCGLLAGPVESTVPYFLAEHTIALIDRFKETGEPFFIWHSNWGPHEPYYVPEAHYERYRAKDIPPWPNYGWPARDIDGPHQVKLHTRAAELTWNDWADAIRYYYAFATLIDEQIGRVLDHLEKSGLADNTVVVFSSDHGETLGSHGGLIDKGWQHFEEIQRIGLIVKDPRGFGPNGLAPGSVPPQWASILDLHPTFLDLARAGYDAERLHGRSLLPVLRGEKTDWRDDMLVEFHGLGAAATLITYRHGDLKYGWNVVTRDELYDLAADPHEMRNVIADPAYAAAVRDMRERLDAALDRIKHSARGDFGRSRLGKPTWRT is encoded by the coding sequence ATGCCAGGCGTGCGACGGGCGTCGCCAAGCGACCGGCCGAACATCCTCTTCTTCTTCACCGACGAGCACCGGCTCTCGGCGCTCGGCTGTTGCGGCGAGACGCCGTGCGAGACGCCGAATATCGACCGGCTCGCCGATGAGGGCGTACGCTTCGAGACGGCCTACACCTGCTGCCCGGTCTGCACCCCGGCGCGCGCCTCGATCATGACCGGTCTCTACCCGCACGCGCACGGGATGACGGCCAACTTGCGTGAGCTGGGCGCCGGCACCTCCGAGTTGCCCGACTCGCCCCACCTGCTCTCGCGCCGGCTTGAGGCGGCCGGCTACCGCCGTGGCTACACGGGCAAGTGGCACCTGGGCGAGGGCGACACGCTGTACGGCGCGCCGATCGACAAGGCGTTGCCGTCGACGCGCGGCTTCGAGGGCATCGACTTCCCCGGTCACGGTGGCGGCGGCTTCCACTTCCCGGAGTACAAGACGTACCTGGAGCAGCACGGGTGGACGCATGCGCTCAAGCCGATGAAGACACCGGGGAACGTCTGCATGCCGTGCGGCCTGCTCGCGGGGCCCGTCGAGTCCACGGTCCCTTACTTCCTCGCCGAGCACACGATCGCGCTCATCGACCGGTTCAAGGAGACGGGTGAGCCGTTCTTCATCTGGCACAGCAACTGGGGCCCGCACGAGCCGTACTACGTGCCCGAGGCTCACTACGAACGGTATCGCGCCAAAGACATTCCGCCGTGGCCCAACTACGGCTGGCCCGCGCGTGACATCGACGGTCCGCACCAGGTCAAGCTCCACACGCGCGCCGCCGAGCTGACGTGGAACGACTGGGCCGACGCCATCCGTTACTACTACGCGTTCGCCACGCTGATCGACGAGCAGATCGGGCGAGTGCTCGACCACCTCGAGAAAAGCGGGCTGGCCGACAACACGGTCGTCGTCTTCTCGAGCGACCACGGCGAAACGCTCGGCAGTCACGGCGGGCTGATCGACAAGGGCTGGCAGCACTTCGAGGAGATCCAGCGCATCGGCCTCATCGTCAAGGATCCGCGCGGCTTCGGTCCCAACGGGCTCGCCCCCGGCAGCGTGCCGCCGCAGTGGGCGTCGATCCTCGACCTGCACCCCACGTTTCTCGACCTTGCCCGCGCAGGCTACGACGCCGAGCGCCTGCACGGCCGGTCACTTCTGCCCGTGCTGCGCGGGGAAAAGACAGACTGGAGGGACGACATGCTCGTCGAGTTCCACGGTCTCGGCGCCGCCGCGACGCTCATCACCTACCGCCACGGCGATCTGAAGTACGGCTGGAACGTCGTCACCCGCGACGAGCTCTACGACCTCGCCGCCGACCCGCACGAGATGCGCAACGTCATCGCCGATCCCGCATACGCCGCCGCCGTACGCGACATGCGCGAGCGCCTCGACGCGGCGCTGGACCGCATCAAGCACTCGGCCCGCGGCGACTTCGGCCGCTCCCGCCTCGGCAAGCCGACGTGGCGCACGTAG
- a CDS encoding class I SAM-dependent methyltransferase yields the protein MIPYGPDVDFVLAALEPLPVYRDYRAGRLTRAEYAAALDANAGELLARLGGDEHLFWVAKRYPPDFDAASDAILASLVTDGFLDAIPDAPYDEYRAHVRAAYDHDTRHTSIHPDDARLAYFISMAVRPKRLLAVGSYYGYWAVWAMPGVAGAQGHAVLVDPDREVSALAERNFRALGYGDRTDVRAEPAEEVLPSIEPGLDLVLLDAADSGEHPDPSYHGKGIYGFVIEDIHERMRDGALLVVHNDMPPEDHDAGLERFHTFCTKGFRKGVVTDTPEGVGIYLK from the coding sequence ATGATCCCCTACGGCCCAGATGTGGACTTTGTGCTTGCCGCGCTCGAGCCCCTGCCGGTCTACCGCGATTACCGCGCTGGACGGCTCACGCGCGCCGAGTATGCGGCCGCGCTCGACGCGAACGCGGGCGAACTCCTCGCGCGACTCGGCGGTGACGAACATCTGTTCTGGGTTGCCAAGCGCTACCCGCCCGATTTCGATGCGGCGAGTGATGCGATCCTGGCCTCACTCGTCACCGACGGGTTCCTGGATGCGATCCCGGACGCGCCGTACGACGAGTACCGCGCGCATGTCCGCGCCGCCTACGACCACGACACGCGGCACACGTCCATCCATCCCGACGACGCGCGGCTGGCCTACTTCATCTCCATGGCGGTCCGGCCGAAGCGGCTGCTCGCTGTCGGCTCGTACTACGGCTACTGGGCCGTATGGGCGATGCCGGGCGTTGCCGGCGCGCAGGGGCACGCGGTGCTTGTCGATCCGGACCGTGAGGTCAGCGCGCTCGCCGAGCGGAATTTCCGGGCGCTCGGCTACGGCGATCGCACGGACGTCCGCGCCGAGCCGGCTGAGGAGGTCCTGCCTTCGATCGAACCGGGGCTCGATCTCGTTCTGCTCGATGCCGCCGACTCGGGCGAGCACCCCGACCCGTCCTACCACGGCAAGGGCATCTATGGTTTTGTCATCGAAGACATTCACGAGCGCATGCGCGACGGCGCACTGCTCGTCGTGCACAACGACATGCCGCCCGAGGACCATGACGCGGGCCTCGAGCGCTTCCACACGTTCTGCACCAAGGGCTTCCGCAAAGGCGTAGTGACCGACACGCCCGAAGGCGTCGGCATCTACCTGAAATAG
- a CDS encoding class II fructose-bisphosphate aldolase, translating to MLGTKELMQNAWKAGTAIPAFNIPYLPMMEAVVRALRETRCFGLIAVARPDWMKFAAGSTRDVAAEYERVKDDRFTRLHLDHVPVIDEDNYTVEYQALIAQALNFGYQSVMVDGSRLRLNENIAATKFVVDMAHAAGVPVEAELGAVLGHEAGPLPPYDELFESGKGFTDPEEAKRFVEETGVDWLSVAIGNIHGAISGAAKSQKKVAARLSIERLDTLREAANVPLVLHGGSGIQKSYVLDAIRHGIAKINIGTVIRQAYENAVTESVEAAQQAVYDATVAVVRDELEVEGSVDAINPGTDA from the coding sequence ATGCTCGGAACCAAGGAATTGATGCAGAACGCCTGGAAGGCGGGGACGGCCATCCCCGCGTTCAACATTCCGTACCTGCCGATGATGGAGGCCGTCGTGCGCGCGTTGCGCGAGACGCGCTGCTTCGGGCTGATCGCCGTGGCGCGGCCCGACTGGATGAAGTTCGCCGCCGGCAGCACGCGCGACGTTGCCGCCGAGTACGAACGGGTCAAGGACGACCGGTTCACACGCCTGCACCTCGACCACGTGCCCGTGATTGATGAGGACAACTACACGGTGGAGTACCAGGCGCTCATCGCGCAGGCGCTCAACTTCGGCTATCAGTCGGTCATGGTGGATGGCTCGCGGTTGCGGCTCAACGAGAACATCGCCGCGACGAAGTTCGTGGTTGATATGGCGCACGCGGCCGGCGTGCCCGTCGAGGCCGAACTCGGCGCCGTGCTCGGGCACGAGGCCGGCCCGTTGCCGCCCTACGACGAGCTGTTTGAGTCGGGCAAAGGGTTCACCGACCCCGAGGAGGCGAAGCGCTTCGTCGAGGAGACCGGCGTGGATTGGCTCTCGGTCGCCATCGGCAACATCCACGGCGCGATCAGCGGCGCCGCCAAGTCGCAGAAAAAAGTCGCCGCGCGCCTGAGCATCGAGCGGCTGGACACGCTCCGCGAGGCGGCCAACGTCCCGCTTGTGCTCCACGGCGGCTCGGGCATCCAGAAGAGCTACGTGCTCGATGCGATCCGCCACGGCATTGCCAAGATCAACATTGGCACGGTCATTCGGCAGGCCTATGAGAACGCGGTCACGGAGTCCGTCGAGGCCGCGCAGCAGGCCGTCTACGACGCGACGGTTGCCGTCGTGCGCGACGAGCTCGAAGTGGAAGGCTCGGTCGACGCGATCAACCCGGGCACGGACGCGTAG
- a CDS encoding alpha-L-fucosidase, translating to MTRQADTTADRMTWWREARFGMFIHWGLYSTDGLDCWKMHDMGIPAREYRERFEPRFKPAKFDARSLAAVAKSAGCKYVVMGSRHHEGYCLWDTKTTRFSSARLTPKRDFTAEYVKAMRSAGLKVGLYYSLLDWRHKAYFDGPRNNPDGWRRLVELVHAQVRELMTNYGRIDILWYDGGWPGASGWGWSPTEDEVAEAWQSAKLNAMVCKLQPHIIINNRAYPLTSGDFRTPEQVIVPEGPSWETCDTLGTLWGYAPQDKLRKTPHEVVARLITAVSLGGNLLLNIAPRPDGSVQPWQAKIMAKVGAWMKTHGEAIYGCGAEPAQPLNNGLAPWRTTRKGDTLYLHLLRYPGETFSIANIHDYTFTSARVLGTRLLKTGTRLRIVHEPTRDLFLGLPKLAPDPITTVLKIATRPKTDAERARRASIGLDNPERVFDEEP from the coding sequence ATGACGCGCCAAGCCGACACGACGGCCGACCGCATGACGTGGTGGCGCGAGGCGCGCTTCGGCATGTTCATCCACTGGGGCCTCTACTCGACTGATGGCCTCGACTGCTGGAAGATGCACGACATGGGCATCCCGGCGCGCGAGTATCGCGAGCGCTTCGAGCCGCGGTTCAAGCCGGCGAAGTTCGACGCGCGCTCGCTCGCAGCCGTGGCGAAGTCGGCCGGCTGCAAGTACGTCGTCATGGGCAGCCGCCACCACGAGGGCTACTGTCTGTGGGACACGAAGACGACGCGCTTTTCGTCAGCGCGCCTGACGCCCAAGCGCGACTTCACCGCCGAGTATGTCAAGGCCATGCGCAGCGCCGGGCTCAAAGTCGGCCTGTACTACTCGCTGCTCGATTGGCGCCACAAGGCCTACTTCGATGGTCCGCGCAACAATCCCGACGGGTGGCGCCGCCTTGTCGAGCTCGTCCACGCACAGGTGCGCGAGCTCATGACCAACTACGGCCGTATCGACATCCTCTGGTACGACGGCGGCTGGCCGGGCGCGTCCGGTTGGGGCTGGTCGCCGACCGAGGACGAGGTGGCCGAGGCGTGGCAGAGTGCCAAGCTCAACGCCATGGTGTGCAAGCTCCAGCCGCACATCATTATAAACAACCGCGCATATCCCCTCACGAGCGGCGACTTCCGGACGCCCGAGCAGGTGATTGTGCCCGAAGGCCCGAGCTGGGAAACGTGCGACACGCTCGGCACGCTCTGGGGCTACGCGCCGCAGGATAAGCTGCGCAAGACGCCACACGAGGTCGTTGCGCGGCTCATCACGGCCGTCTCGCTCGGCGGCAACCTGCTGCTCAATATCGCCCCGCGGCCCGATGGCTCGGTCCAGCCGTGGCAGGCCAAGATCATGGCGAAGGTCGGCGCCTGGATGAAGACGCACGGCGAGGCCATCTATGGCTGCGGCGCCGAGCCCGCCCAGCCGCTCAACAACGGCCTTGCCCCATGGCGCACGACGCGCAAAGGCGATACGCTCTACCTCCACCTGCTGCGCTACCCCGGCGAGACGTTCTCCATCGCCAACATCCACGACTACACATTCACGTCGGCCCGCGTGCTCGGCACGCGCCTCCTCAAGACCGGCACGCGGCTCAGGATCGTACACGAGCCGACGCGCGACCTCTTTCTTGGCCTCCCTAAGCTCGCGCCTGACCCGATCACCACGGTTCTTAAGATCGCCACACGGCCCAAGACCGACGCTGAACGCGCGCGGCGCGCTTCGATCGGCCTCGACAACCCGGAGCGCGTGTTTGACGAGGAGCCTTAA